The sequence TGTGCAGAGTAAGAACGAGCGTGGAGAGAGGGTTGTTCTCGGTGTGAACCGTTTCGCCATCCCTCCAGAGGAGGATTTCAAGCCGGAGATTTACACTCCTGACAGGTCTGATGTTGAGGCTTATCTCGATGAATACAGTGAGTTCAAAGAGCGGCGGGACAAGAAGAAGGTTAAGGAGTCATTGGAGAATTTGCGCAAGATTGCTGAGGATACACAGGATAACCTTACGCCGCATGTTTTCGATGCCATAGAGGCAAACGCTACATTTGGTGAAATAATAGGGGTATTGAGGATGGTTGACGGGCTGGATTATGATTGGGCTGGTGAAAGAGAATATCCTTTTTAACCCTTTATAATTGACGGACTCGTAAAAAGCCAAAATTGGGATGGCAAAGTAAAAAGCTCCAGATGCAAGGCGCGCAAATCCTGAGGAGTGAGGCGTACTTAGAGGTACGCTGCAACGACGAAGGATGTAGCGCAACGCCGCAGATGGACTTTTTATGAAGCCGTCATGGTTAGAGTCTAAAAAGAGAGGTATATTATATGGAGAGAAAGAAGGTAAAAGTTATAACCGGTAAGATTGGGCTTGATGATCATTATAGAGGCATCATATCAGTGACTGACGCTCTCAGGAATGCCGGGATGGAGGTGGTATACCTGGGGGCAGGGCAGAGATTTGATACAGTAATTAAGGCAGTTATTCAGGAAGATGCCGATGTCGTGGGCTTGAGCTTTTTATGCGGTGGTCATGTAGAGATTATGCGGCGATTCATGAACCTGATGCGTGAGAATAGGCTGGAACAGATTTTGGTCGTAATAGGAGGGGTAATTCCTGATCAAGACATTCCCAGGTTGAAAGAGTTGGGAGTGGCAGAGGTATTTCTGCCCGGTGCTCCTCTGAAAGACATAACTGACTATGTTTCAAGAAATGCTGGAAGATGATCTGGCACCTGTAGGGCTGTGTCAAAACACGGGAAAAGTCTGGACGACCATCATACATTCTTGAAGAAGCTTTGATTACAAGAAAAAACAAACCGGCAATTCCGGAAAAACATTGATTGGAGATTCGACATGTCTTTATTGGAGAGATGTTATAGTGAGGAGCATCAGATATTCAGAGATGCTGTACGGCGTCTTTTTGAAAAAGAGATTGCACCTAGATCAGAGGAATGTGAAGAAGAGAAAGCTGTTCCTCGAGATATTTGGAAAAAGCTTGCTGAGCAGGGTTTTTTGTGTCCCTGGGTTCCGGAGGAGTACGGTGGTGCTGGAATCGACTTCCTTTATTCCGTGATCATTATGGAAGAAGCCACCAGGACAGGTTGTAACAACATAATGTGGCCACTCGTACTTCATTCAGATATAGTTGTTCCTTATATCTATCACTTTGGTAATGAGGAACAGAAGAAGAAATGGCTGCCTGGTTGCGTATCAGGCGATCTTCTTGCATCAATCGTCATGACCGAGCCTGATGCAGGTTCAGACCTGGCAGCTATTCGTGCTACTGCTGTAAGAGACGGCGATCATTATATAATCAACGGACAAAAGACATTTATATCCTGTGGGGCGATCTGTGATCTTGGTGTAGTTGCGGTAAAGACTGACACAAAGGCAGATCCGCCTTTTAAAGGAATGTCTTTGATTGTTGTGGAATATGGTACTCCAGGTTTTAGTAAAAGCGCTAAATTTGATAAAGTAGGTTTTCACGCAAATGCCACATCTGGGTTGATATTTGAAGATTGCAGGGTCCCGGTTGAAAATCTCCTGGGTAAGGAAGGTGAAGGTTTTAAGTATCTCATGACAGATCTGCAGCAGGAGAGATTGGTAATTGCACTGGGTTCTCAACTTATGGCTGAACAAGCACTTAAAGAGACGATCAATTACACAAAAGAAAGAAAAGTATTTGGGTCCCCTGTAAGCAGCTTTCAGCATATCTCTTTTGAACTGGCAAAGATGGCAACGGAGATAGAACTGGGCAGGACATTTATTGAAAGCCTTATTATCGACCATATCGAAGGGAAAAATGTAGTAGAAAAAGTATCGATGGCCAAGTATTGGATTCCTGAGATGCTCAATCATATGATAGGTAAGTGCCTCCAGTTCCATGGCGGATATGGATATATGGAAGAATATCCGATTGCCAGATTGTTCAGAGATGCGAGGTGCCAGACGTTACTTGGTGGAGCATCGGAAGTAATGCTTCTGATTATCAGCAGAAACCTTGGGCTGTAAAAAATAAATGCATTATTATCAAACTTAAGGATTCTCGATTTTGAAAACAATACTTCCAATAATTGAACTTATAACGAGGTGAGAAATGATAACAGATTACAAAACCTATGAAGAAGCGAAAGCCGGGTTCAAATGGAGCCAGATATGGGATCATTTTGATGGAGATAGAGAACATTTTAATATAGCTCACGAGTGCATCGACCGTCACCCCCCTGGCGATACGGCCATCAGAATAAAATTTGATGATGGACATTCAGAAAAATATACATTCGGCGAGATGTCTGTATTAACATCAAAGTTCGCTCATGCCTTAGAGAAGTTGGGGATTGCCAAGGACGATCGGGTACTTGTGATGTTGGATCCTTGCCGGGAATATTACATTGCTCTTTTTGGAACCATGAAAAGAGGGGCGGTCGTTGTTCCCTGTTTTACATTATTTGGTCCGGACGCGTTGAAATTCAGGCTTAAAGATTCAGGGGCGTCCTTATTGGTGACTACCGAGGAGAAGGCCAGCATGGTCAAGGACTATCCTGTTGATCGTGTGATTATCATTGGGAAAGAGTTCGATGAGTTTATAGAGCAAGAACCTGAAAGTTACCCTTGTAGGATGAATCGTTCAGCCAATGATGTGGCAGTCTATCAATATACGAGCGGGGCAACAACAAAATTCCCCGAGGCGATAAAGCATTTTCATAAAAGCCTGCCCGTGGCTTCTCCTGCAGCGATATTCGGTTTCGGGTTGTCGAAAGGGGACAGATACTTTTGCCCATCATCGCCCGCCTGGGGGCATGGT comes from Thermodesulfobacteriota bacterium and encodes:
- a CDS encoding cobalamin-dependent protein (Presence of a B(12) (cobalamin)-binding domain implies dependence on cobalamin itself, in one of its several forms, or in some unusual lineages, dependence on a cobalamin-like analog.) translates to MERKKVKVITGKIGLDDHYRGIISVTDALRNAGMEVVYLGAGQRFDTVIKAVIQEDADVVGLSFLCGGHVEIMRRFMNLMRENRLEQILVVIGGVIPDQDIPRLKELGVAEVFLPGAPLKDITDYVSRNAGR
- a CDS encoding acyl-CoA dehydrogenase family protein, with translation MSLLERCYSEEHQIFRDAVRRLFEKEIAPRSEECEEEKAVPRDIWKKLAEQGFLCPWVPEEYGGAGIDFLYSVIIMEEATRTGCNNIMWPLVLHSDIVVPYIYHFGNEEQKKKWLPGCVSGDLLASIVMTEPDAGSDLAAIRATAVRDGDHYIINGQKTFISCGAICDLGVVAVKTDTKADPPFKGMSLIVVEYGTPGFSKSAKFDKVGFHANATSGLIFEDCRVPVENLLGKEGEGFKYLMTDLQQERLVIALGSQLMAEQALKETINYTKERKVFGSPVSSFQHISFELAKMATEIELGRTFIESLIIDHIEGKNVVEKVSMAKYWIPEMLNHMIGKCLQFHGGYGYMEEYPIARLFRDARCQTLLGGASEVMLLIISRNLGL